The nucleotide sequence ctaggtccccaacttgctaagtccccaaatgcctacgtccctaaattgctgagtccccaaatttctaggtccccaaGTATCAAGGTCTTCAAATTCTGATGTCTCCAAAATTGCTAAGTCAACAAatacctacgtccctaaattgctaAGTCCTCAACtttctaggtccccaaattcctatgtccccaacttgctaagtccccaaatacctacgtcctTAAAttgctaagtccccaaatttctaggtccccaacttgctaagtccccaaatgcctacgtccctaaattgctaagtcccaaaattcctatgtccccaacttgctaagtccccaaatacctacgtcctTAAAttgctaagtccccaaatttctaggtccccaacttgctaagtccccaaatccctaaattcccaaactcctatttttccaaatcacaaactctccaaattcctataacccaaattgccaaatcctcaaattcttgcctcaaaatccccaaatcctcaaatcaccccTAAGTTTCTAGTCCTAGATACCTTGCAAGTACGCCTGCGTAGAAGATGGAGCTACGTCAATTGTATACACGTTCTTGAGATGTTTTCTTTTCCCGATCCGTGGAGGTTTCCGGCTCTAGGCCAAGAAGCTTATTATCCCTCGTACCCAGTCATAATAATGGCGGGACGACCACGACCGCATCGCTGATTACAACACGaggaaaaaaataatgtaaccaGATGGTTTTTGTTTAGTCTGGAATCGTTGGTCTGCTAACGCAGCTTCGCGGGTGCGATAACTTTGTCCCGGGGCACGATTCGAGTCAAAGTTCGACGTAACCTTTCTTCAAACAGATTAAGGCTCGCCGCTCTTTTATCTGCTGTAATTAATATAACTGGAAACGTCGGATTGATTAGTTACTTCGTGGAACTAAATTgtgctttattttttttaagatGACAGAAACTTGGTTTTAGTAAGTGATGCGAGGATGTTCTGATGACTTGACATCATAATGATGGTTTGACTGCTTTTTGGTAAATTGATGGATGAGTACAAGTGTATTTAGCTTCTTGCACTATAATTTGTTAGGTCAATCAGAACTAACCACTCACGGCTGttatattaacactaaacctaccgacacataatgtacacttactttgaaactaaaaatgaagttaaagaataaatatacaaatgacgaaacataaattagcacacacatttattcattatcttgatgaaaataaatgctgatttcaaggaatgtactttaacaaaatgtgtaccttatgataagaaacttgtgaagtcgtcatttgaccggtttggtagttttagttaaaacaatattaaaaattagcaTGATTTGAAtaaagcagcataaagtacataTACTCGTGTCTTCCATAATACTATTATAGTCAAAACATACAACGCtactcaaacttgaaatttcctcataaataaaataatggcCCACGAATTGAATCTTCAAATGTTTTCCTCATTCCGACATCCCGGAGAAGAAACACATTACAGAAAAAAAGGGGTGGAATAACAGGGTTAGGTCTGGAAAGAATCGCCAAGGGCAAATGAACTTCTTGTTCCGCGAGCGTATAATGTCCCGGCAGAGAATTAAGCAACGAGACGATCGGCGGTCATGAATATACAAAGCGGACGAGCGAGACAGCCGCGTTGATCTTGGCATAAAACGCGATTAAAATTAACTCGACAATAAGCAGACCgcattaacaatttatatttcgtTGTTGGCCAGACCCGCTCCGTTTCGTCATTGTGCGTTTTCCACGAACTTCGTGACTCGTATCGGTGCAACAATTGCGGTTAAACCGCGTCTGAACATATTATTCTTCGAATAATCGGTGCTGTTTGATAATCTGGTTACTGTATGAAAAGCCCTTGGCTGAGAAATTGATGAGGACTTGGTACCACTTTTGACTCTTTGGGAGGTAATCTAGGAGTGAATCAGTGGGTGCTGTTTAGGGATGTGTAGAGATTTGATGATGTGGGGACGTAAGAGGTTGAGGTTTTTaggattgggggatgtagggataggAAGAggtggtttaggaatttgggaaccttgggatttggggagttcgaGAGTTAGAcattcagggatttggaatttagggacttggggatgttGGTAGTTggaaaccttgggatttggggagtttgagagttagaaatccagggatttggaatttagagatttggagatgtaggttgttggaaaccttgggatttggggagtttgagagttagaaatccagggatttggaatttagagatttggagatgtaggtagttggaaaccttggaatttggtgagTTTGAGAGTTAGAAAtccagggatttggaatttagagatttggagatgtaggtagttggaaaccttgggatttggggagtttgagagttaGGCATCCAGGAATTTGGATTTTAGAGACTTGAGGATGTAGGTActtggaaaccttgagatttgagGACTCTGAGAGTTAGGCATCCAGGAATTCAGAACTCAGGGACTTGGGAACCTTGAGACTTGGAGACTTTGAGAGTTAGGCAtccaggaatttggaatttagagacttgaggaTGCAGATActtggaaaccttgagatttgagGACTCTGAGAGTTAAGCATCcagggatttgaaatttaaggacttggggatgtaggtacttgtctaccttgagatttggggtccTTGAGAATCCAAGACTATCCACTTCCACCACCTCTGTGTTCTGACCAAAATCTCCACACTGCAAAATCCAAAACccgcaaaattcaaaaatcatatCCATAATTTTTATCCccataaaatcttcaaaattacaaCCCCAAAAATGACCAACACATTTTACTAACAATTCGACAGAATCCTCGCTGACGAACAGTCGGTAAGGTCGCAAACTGCAGTTGCCTTGGCGCGTGTATAGaataaagaaagagaagaagaggaGGGTTGTAGAGTAACAACGTCTTTGTCGGTCGTTGGTGCATTCTTCATCCTCCGACAATTACATTCCACGCATGGCTTTGAGCTGTGCCCTGGCCCGCCACGCCGTCGTATTCTGCCCGGCCACACATCGCCACTCACGATTTGCTCCTGGAAAATTTCAATACGCTTTACAAGGTGGCGGACAGTCGCTAGCCGAGATCAAAGGGATCGTGCACGTATTTCGCGTTTCGCTCGTATCGCCCCGGCTGTCAGGGAATTTGCCCTTCGCTCGTTCTCCTGGCTCACGCCTTTGATTCCACAAAAGAAATTTCGTGTCGACGGTGTGTACGGCTTATATCCTACGCTCGCTGGAAAATTGCCGAACAACATCCTACGGGAATTACCGCGTCGTGATCTTGTCGATGTCACGTCCCATTTTCCTGTCGAAATTACAAGGTCAATGGTGTTCCCTTTTGCGTTTGAACAAAGGATGCGTTCATGTTTTGTATCGGTAATTCTTTGTATCGTTGAATGGCAGATTGTTCTGGTAATTTCAATGTGTTAATCACGTGCTGTGGATGCGCATTTTGATAAGCTAGTCACTCTAGATATATGCTCTTTTGTTACATAGAGAAGGTATGTTTGATACTTTTAAGTGATGTTTGTTTTATGAACTCTATTGTTCGGTGTATTTTATGAACTTTATTAATCAGCATATAGTTTATGAAGTGTATTAGTCATATGTTTTGTGCACTTTGCTGacatatatattttatgaattttagtaatcattatttattttatgaacatGATTGATTACTGTACATTTTATGAACACTATTAAGCTCTACATTTTTGAGAAACATTATTAACCattatatattttgcaaatttaaacattattagtTACTTCATAAACTTAAATATAATCATATATTCTCTGGAGTTAAAATTGATCCTACTAGAGCTGTCACTTCAAATCCATAACCTTAAtataatatgaacaaaaataatttaaacttgacTTAACCTTAAATCAGCTAATTTTAATCTAACATTAAAGAAGTTAATTCTCATCTAACGTTACATAAGCTAAAGCTAACATAACCTTAAAGAAGCTGTTCTAACCTAAACCTTAATCAAGctaatcttaacctaaccttaaaccaGCTGACCATAACCTACCTTCAAAGAACCTAaccataacttaacctaaccttaaaataaCCTAATCTTagcataacctaaccttaacataacctaaccttaacataaTCTAATCTTAGCATAACCTAATCTTAGCATAACGTAACCTTAACATAATCTaaccttaacataacctaaccttaacataatctaaccttaacataacctaatcttaacataacctaactaaatTTAACTTAACCGTACCATAACCTCATATGAGCAAACGTAACATAACATTAAAAATGCATTGAAATCaccaaaaaatacaaatatccaGAAAGTTACAGTATCTCGACTAGAATGGAGTCAACCTTCCTCTCCACGCGTTTCTGTTACATGCCCTCGGTACGTAGGTGTATCCATTATCCACCGCCTACACAGCACACACATTCATAATGGCGAATCGTGGTggttttcttttaaaaattgttttaatgaaaataatctCGATGTAGCCGTCGCCGAGCGTTCCCGCTGCTTTTCCAAGCGCGTATGCACTCGTTGACCGGACCGTGGCGATCTCCCCGAGGTCGTTGCACCATTGTTTACACATATAAATGTTATTGTTGCTGTATCTCTCCGGTCGCCGGTCGTTGTAATGGAACAATGACGTGCTTATGCGTCGCGTACACTCGTCTGCAACGTAGGCTTTCTATCAATAAGGACTTCACCATTGTTTCATTtccgaatttgtgaattttggagttgttgatttttgggatttttaggttattggatttttggaagtttttaggtttttggatATATAAGTTTCTGgatatacaaatttctatattcgtaGATACCAAGCTCCTCTAAATGCTTATTGCTCTAAATTCTCACGTGACCAAATTACCAGGTTCCCAACTTCCTATACCATCAAATCCTAGGACATCCGAATCTCCAGCTCCCCAAGgtcccacatttgcaaattattggctcccaatttccaaatctccagattcctatattaccaaatccacgtccccaaatttctatatcatcaTATTCCTAACTTTACAAATCCTCGCATGCCCAAATttccaggtccccaaattcctacactgtCAAATCCTGAGACCTCCATACCTCCAGTTCCCCAAGTCCCACATTTACAAATTAGTatgtccccaatttctaaatgtctagattcctacattaccaaatccccacatccacaaattctcatatccccaaatacaCTATCAAATCCTCCCACTTTCATATCCTTAGACCCTCAATTCctaaggtccccaaattcctacatcttcaaattccaccTTCCTAGGTTAATTAACCTACCCCTAAATTTTTCCCTAAAATTGTGTGAGACTCCACGGTCCTATATTTTTCGTGAAGACACCAGATTTGCTACTGACTGTACATAGAAGCCTTGGTCACAGTTACCTACACGCGCGCAGTGGGTGTACGAGCGTGCAATGATTCAATGCCGCATTATTGGAGCCCGTTagagaatatattattattcaacGGATCGTCGCTGGCATTCGAAGTCTCCTCGAGGGTTGCCCGGATCTCGCCACTCTGCTTATCCTCGCGTGCGCGTGTAACGAGCACAAAGCGCATTAGGCAAGGATGAGCAGCGGAATTTTTTCCAGACGCGTTTCTCGTTTTGCCTCTTATCGCCGCCCGATGTCTGTTTCAGATAAATCTGCATGCATTTGTGCATGTCGCTACGTTTCCACGGATAAGCGGCCTTTTAACTGCTCGATCGTGCGATTCCGACCCGTTCTTACGGAATAAACCGCCTACTATTAAGTTCTAGTCACTTTGTTAGGCAGACGTTAGGTACTCGGACGTTGCCATCTTTCGGATAAGTACGTGTAAGATTTTTATGTTACATtaaacaattttggaatttttaaatgtgacaaTCTTGGAACtgctatattttgaaataagaaaattctgAACCACTATTCTCAGAtctatgtcatgaaatttttcttgaaattctGTGTCATGAAATTTCTAGGTCATAGGGGTGGATCctgaaatcccaatatcccaaagtcctcACTTACctccacaaatttctagattaccTAACCCCTAAATAAAAAGTTCCTATGTCCACTTTCTACATCCCCTAACATCTACATACACCACAACCTTTATACTTGATGGACCAAATATCCCTTATAGATCAAATTGTCAAGCAACGGGGTGCAAAAATCGACAGCTTTGCACTCGAATCATAAATACGGTTATTTATTTACACCATTCATACGAGAGAAATAAATACATCGGCATTTAGCGAGCCGAACACGGCTTACCGTTGCAAATAAGCGCCTCTATTATTAGTATTCTAACACCATGTCTCTCATTCGAGGCTTGCACAAGAGTTGCATGCGCACCAACGTTCCGCTACATCCGCGTGTCTTCGCGAGGAAACCTCTGCCACCGCTGTTTTTCCGGATAAGGCTAATGCTGTTAATTAATCACTGTAGctattaaaaacaatttctaGTAAGTAATTACTCAATGTGATATCTATACATAGACTTATAAacttatatacaaatttaacaGATTCATGATTTTGATCAgtaacttattacattcattccTACATTTAGTAACGTAGAGTAAATAAGGGAGTttcgattattttttaatgacaGAATGTATCAATCAAAAGTACTTGAAAATTATTAGGAAAATTGCTTGACTTCAAATGAGAAGTATCAATATTACACGATTAGACCATGCATCGTTGGAGAAAATTTCttcgagacaccctgtatgtggaAGACACATACGTGTTATGTTAAGGGTAGCAAGTTAAAAATTCCGATTTCTAGAGAACAGCTCGAGAGATTTTGGACGAGTGCGCGAAGGAAGGTGCGAGAAGAAGGGGGTACAGGGAACGAGAGGGAGAAAGAAGAGGGATAGAAAGGGGTGGCTACGACATTGGTCGCAACCTGTCTGCTCG is from Megachile rotundata isolate GNS110a chromosome 2, iyMegRotu1, whole genome shotgun sequence and encodes:
- the LOC105662904 gene encoding uncharacterized protein LOC105662904, giving the protein MHFLRKQFKRRFSPLRRRGADKGEKGVGREEEDAEEAADRTKGNETEDERRCLPTLEMEQIVSGDVWPGRIRRRGGPGHSSKPCVECNCRRMKNAPTTDKDVVTLQPSSSSLSLFYTRAKATAVCDLTDCSSARILSNLWRFWSEHRGGGSG